The region CGTGCGTGGGCTTCGGCACCTTCCTCACGCCGGACGGCGCGGAAACCGTCGATTCCGTCAAGGAGGCACTCCGCATCGGCTACCGGCTGATCGACACCGCATCCGTCTACGGCAATGAGCGGAGCGTGGGACAGGCCGTCCGGGAAAGCGGCATCGACCGCAACGAAATCTTCCTCACCAGCAAGCTGTGGAACCGCGACCAGGGGTATGAATCGACACTGGAAGCCTTCGACCGCACGATGAAGGCGCTCGGCACGGACTACCTCGACCTCTATCTGATCCACTGGCCCATCGGCAAGGGGCACGAACAGGACTGGGCCGAGATGAACCGCGAAAGCTGGCGGGCCATGGAAAAACTCTACCGCGACGGCTACATCGGGGCCATCGGCGTCAGCAACTTCATGCCGCACCACATCGACTCGCTGATGGTGACCGCCACGATCCCCCCGATGGTGGACCAGATCGAAATCCATCCCGGGCTCAACCATACGCAGGCCGTGGAGTATTGCCGGACGCACGGAATCATCGTCGAGGCGTGGGGTCCCCTCTCCCAGGGACGCCTCTCCCAGATGCCCGCACTGAACGAAATCGCCGGGCGGCACGGCAAGACGGTCGCCCAGGTCTGCCTGCGGTGGCACCTGCAACGCGGCATCGTCCCGCTGCCCAAGTCGGTCACGCCCTCGCGGATCGAGGAGAACACCCGTATTTTCGATTTCGAACTGACGGACGAAGAGATGGACTTCATCGGACATATCCAGGGCCCCGTCGGTTCGGGAGCCGACCCGGACAAGGTGGCCCACTGACGACCGCCCGGCCGGTCACTTCTTTCCGGCCGGGGTCTTTTTCTCCCCCTTCTCCTGCGAACCTTTGTGTTTGAGCACCTTGGCGTCGATATAAAAGACGATCTCCTCGGCGATATTGGTCAGGTGGTCTCCCGTACGCTCCAGTTTGCGGAAAACCCCGCCGAATTCGAGACAGAGCGGAATCGCATCGGGATTGCGCCGCGCATAATCGGTCAGAATGGCTCCCGAAGCCCGGTTGATCCGGTCCAGCCGGTCATCCATGGCCAGCACGGATGCCGCCTTTTCGGCATCCTCTCCGTTCAGCGCCTCCTGTAACTCCTCGAGCATTGTCAGCACGACGGAAAACATGGCTTCCACCTGCAGATCCTGCAACAACTGGGGGTCGATCCCCTCGGCATCGACATCCCCCACGAAACGGGCGATCCCGTCGGCGTAGTCGCCGATCCGTTCCAGATCGCCGTTAATCTTGAGCATTGCCAACACGAAACGCAGATCGACCGCCACAGGGTTGTAGAGGGCGATGAAATCCTCCACGTCGCTGTCGATCTTCAGTTCGAAGGCATCCACCCGCCGCTCACGCACCACGATCTGCTGGGCCAGCTGGCGGTCGAGCGTCATGACGGCCTGCCGGGCCTGATCCATCTGGTTGTAGACCAGCGTCCACATCCGGTCCACCTCCCGCCGGAGCTGCACCAGCTCCGATTCGATAAATTTCACCATATCGTTTTCGTTTTACCTGTTTCCCGTTATCCGAAACGCCCCGTGATGTAGTTCTGGGTCGCCTCCTTGTGCGGATGGGTGAAGATCACCTTCGTATCGTCGTACTCCACCATTTCGCCCATGTAGAAGAAAGCCGTTCGGTCGCTCACGCGGGCCGCCTGCTGCATGTTGTGGGTCACGATGATGATCGTCACCTCCTTTTTCAGTTCGCGGATCAGCTCCTCCACCTTCGCCGTCGAGATCGGGTCGAGCGCCGAGGCGGGTTCGTCCATCAGCAGCACGGAAGGCGAGACCGCCATGGCCCGGGCAATGCAGAGCCGCTGCTGCTGTCCGCCGGAGAGAGCATAGGCAGAAGCCTTCAGTTTGTCCTTCACCTCATCCCAGAGGGCGGCTCCCTTCAGGGCCTCCTCCACCCGGTGGGCGATGAAACCTTTGTCCCGGATGCCGTTCACTCGCAATCCGTAGGCCACGTTGTCGAAGATGCTCTTCGGGAAGGGATTGGGACGCTGGAAGACCATACCCACCTCCTTGCGCAGCAAATCGACCTCCACGCCGGGCGCATAGATGTCCCGGCCGTCGATCAGCACCTGGCCGGTGAGCCGTGCCCCGGGAATCAGGTCGTTCATTCGGTTGAAAAGGCGCAGGAAGGTGGATTTCCCGCAACCCGACGGCCCGATGAAAGCCACAACGCTGTTCTGCGACACCTCCATCGAGATATTCTTCAGCGCATGGAACTTGCCGTAATAGAAATCGACCTCCCTGACTTCGATTTTCTCCATAAGATTTATTTCGTTTTCAGTCTGTTTTCAAAATAACGGCGCAGTCCGCCGGCCAGCAGGTTCACCACGAGGACGATGGCCACGAGCACCAGCGCCGTTCCGTAGGCGATGGGCTGCTGTGCCTCGATATCCGTCCCGCTGGTGGAAATCACGTAGAGATGATAGGGCAGGGCCATGCACTGGTCGAAGACCGATGCCGGAAGCTGCGGGAAAAAGTAGGCGGCACAGGTGAAAAGGATCGGGGCCGTCTCGCCCGATACGCGTCCCAGCGAGAGGATCAGTCCCGTGATGATCCGGGGCATGCCCATCGGCAGGATCACCTTCCAGATCGTCTGCAGTTTGCTGGCCCCGAGCGCAAGGCTTCCCTCACGGAAGCTGGAGGGAATGTCCTTCAACGCCTCTTCCGTGGTACGGATCACCAGCGGCAGGGACAACAGGCCCAGCGTGAGCGACCCGGCCAGGATGCTGTCGCCGAACCCGAGGTACTTCACGAAGAGCGCCATACCGAACAGGCCGAACACGATCGAGGGGACACCGCTCAGATTGTTGGTCATCAGACGGATGAAACGTACGAGCCATCCGCCCGAGGCGTACTCGCTCATGTAGATGCCGCTCATGATTCCCACCGGGAACGCCACCACGGCGCTGCCGAGCATCAGCAGCAGCGTGCCGACGATAGCGGGGAAGATACCTCCGGAGGTCATGCCGTCCGAGGGGGCTTCGGTCAGGAACTCCCAGCTGATGACACCCGCCCCCTTGTAGATGATAAAGCCGAGGATGGCCAGCAGGATCAGGGCGATAAAGAGGCTGAAAGCCCGGAACAGCGCGAATGCCGCCTGCTGCGAGCGTCGTTTGCGCAGGTCGTATCTGTCGGGGCGGAAGGATGATTCCATGCTTTATTTATTTTTGGAGGAGATATACTCCACACTCAGGTTGATGGCGAGCGTGATGAAAAAGAGGATGACGCCCAGCAGGAAAAGGGCCTGGTAATGCGGACCTCCGGCCGGCGCTTCGCCCAGCTCGGCAGCGATCGTGGCAGGGATGGTGCGCAACGGCTCCAGCAGGGAGGTCGGGATCACGGCGGCATTGCCCGTGACCATCAGCACGGCCATCGTCTCGCCCACGGCCCGTCCGATTCCGAGTACGACACCCGAAGTAATGCCCGAAACGGACGAAGGGATCACCACCCGGTAGATGGTCTGCCAGCGGGTGGCTCCCAGCGCGAGGCTCGCCTCGCGGAGCGACCGGGGACAGCTTCGCATGGCATCTTCGGCCACCGTGATCATGGTCGGCAACGCCATAATGGCCAGTACGATGCTACCGGCCAACCCGCTCTCGCCCACCGGCAGGTCGAATCCCTGCTGCAACAGGGGGACGATGACGATCAGTCCGAAAAATCCGTACACCACCGAAGGAATACCGTTCAGCAGCTCGATCACGGGTTTCAGGACACTCCGCACACGCTCCGAAGCCACCTCGGACATATAGATCGCCACGCTGATTCCGAACGGCAGGGCGAAAAGAATGGCGAAAAGGCTCACCCACAGCGTACCGGCCAGCAGGGGCAGCATGCCGAACAGCGGAGCCGGGGTCGCGGTCGGAAACCACTCCGCCCCGGCGAACACCTCGGCCGGAGAGATGGTCCGGTCCTCGATAAAATGCAGGTCGGCCCCTTCGGGAACCAACACCCGAGGCACGAAGGCCACCATGCCCGGACGCTCCGCCACCAGTCCCGCGATGGCCTCGCCGGCCCGCTCGTACTGCGGGCCAAGTTCCTCCCCGGAGAAATAACGGTCCACATCCTCCAGACGGAACGTCTCGATCGCCAGATCGGGACCGCCCACCTCTTTCCAATTGACGATGTCCTCGTCGAACACGCCCTTGATCTGGGCGGCGGTCAGCCGGCTCACGGGATTCTCCCGGTTGAGCGCCAGCACGTAGCCCTCCTCGATGACGTGTCCGCGGAACAGTCCGGCACCCTCCGTGAAAAGAAACCCGATAATCAACAGGATGACGATGCTCGTGACGAAGCCGCTGCACGTGAGCAGGCCCTGCACGATCTTTTCGAATAACTTTTTCATATCACTCTTTCGAACGGACAGGTGCATCGTTTTCCCCCCTCACCGGGACGAATCCCTCTTCGCGCACAAGGCGCTGTCCCTCCTGCGAGAGAATGTAGGAGACGAAAGGAGCCACCTGCTCCTCCTTTGCTGCATCGTAATAGTAGTAGAGCGGCCGCACCACCGGATAGGAGCCGTCGAAGGCATTCTCCACCGACGGCAGCGCATAGTTCCGGCCCCCGTCGTAGGAAACGGCCAGCGCCTTCACGTAGGGATTCAGGTAGGCCAGCCCTATATAGCCGATGGCCCCGCGCGTCTGCCGCACCGACTGGATGATAGCCCCCGTGGCAGGCATCGAGAGGATGCTGCTCATGTAATTCTTGTTCGAGAGGACGCTCTCCTTGAAGAACTCGTAGGTGCCGGAAGAGGTCTCGCGGGAATAGACCACGATCCTGCGGTCGGGACCGCCCACCTCTTTCCAGTTGGTGATCTTGCCGCGGAAAATGGCTTCGAGCTGCTCGCGCGTGAGACGGTCCACAGGATTCGAGGGGTTGACCACCACGGCCAGCGCATCGTAGGCCACCACGACCTCTTTCACCTCCAGCCCGATTTTGGCGAATTTCATCTTTTCGCCGAATTTGATCCTCCGCGAAGCCATGGCAATGTCGGTCGTGTTCTCCGGCAGGGCCGCCAGCCCGACTCCGGAGCCGCCACCCGTAACGACGATCTCCGACGAGGGATGTTCTTTCAGGAATCGTTCGGAAAGTTCCTGTGTCAGGGGAAGCACCGTATCGCTGCCCTTGATCCGCTGGGCCTGGACTGCGGAGCAAAGGCCGCAGGCCGCGAGAAAAATCGTGAAAATGGTCCTGTTCATCTGCGATCCGTTCCGGATAAAATCATTGTCCGGACGCAAAGATAGAAAAGGGAAACGAACGCTTCACCCGTCTGTCCGTTTCTTAAAGATTTGATAATCCAGACTTAACAATTCGGTAACATAATCCGGGGAAATCACCCTCCTGACGAAACCGGACAGTTGTCGGAACCGCCCGTTTTCCGTATCTTTGCGGAAAACCGAACACTGCGTATGCTTCCACGATTCATCCCTGTCGAGACGCCCGAGCAGATCGCCGCGCTGGCCGAAATGGCCCGCGGGGTGTGGCACGAATATTTTCCGCCGCTCCTCCCCGAGGGACAGATCGACTACATGGTCGAAAGGTTCCAGTCCGAACCCGCCCTGGCCCGGCAGATTTCGGAAGAGGGTTATTCCTATTTCTTCATCTGCGAAGGGAAGATCCCCGTAGGCTACACGGGTGTCCGTCCCGACGGAGGAAAGCTCTTCCTGAGCAAACTCTACCTGACGAAGGGGGCCCGCGGCAAGGGGTATGCAGGCGAGACATTCCGCTTTCTGGAAGAGAGATGCCGACAGCTGGGGCTGCACGCCCTCTGGCTGACGGTCAACCGGCACAACGGGCATGCGATCGCCGTCTATCGACGGAAGGGCCTGCGGACCGTGCGGACACAGGTCACCGACATCGGACACGGATACGTGATGGACGACTACGTCATGGAGAAAGAGATACCGTCCGTACAGACGGAACAATAAAGTACCCGGCGACCGTCCGATCATGGCAATTAATTTGTATCTTCGCTTCTGTAACCGATTAAACCCGACGATTATGAAAAACGTCAATTATTTCATGCTCCGCACCATTTTCGCACTGGTCATCGGACTGGTGCTCATCATCTGGCCCGCCAACGCCCTGATCTACCTGGTCATCACCATAGGCATCCTCTTCATGGTACCCGGAATGATCGCCATCCTCGGCTATCTGCTGCGCAACCGGGAGCGCTATCCCGACGCCCGGTTCCCGCTGACCGGAGCCGGCAGCCTGCTGTTCGGCATCCTGCTGCTGGCCATGCCCGGATTTTTCGTCAGCATCCTCATGTACCTGCTCGGATTCATTCTGGTACTGGGCGGCATCCAGCAGATCGTATCGCTCTCCTCGGCCCGCAAATGGGGCCCCGTTCCGGGAGGCTTCTACGTGGTGCCGGTGCTGATCCTGCTCTGCGGTGTCATCGTTCTGTTCAACCCGTTCGGGGCGGCTGCCACGGCGCTCGTCCTGCTGGGGGTGGCAAGCATGGTGTACGGCGTGTCGGAGCTGGTGAACTGGTTCCGGTTCGGACACCGCAACGACGACGTGGACGAGGCGAAAATCCTGCCGTAGGTCACGCATGTACAAATAAAAAAAGGAGGCTTCTTGAAGCCTCCTTTTTTTATTGTGTCCCCGCCGTTACTGCTGGAACGCCTTGTGGACATTCTTGAGCTGGAAAGCGAAGACGGCCGCCGAAATTCCCGCCATGAGGAAGGAGAGACCGACCCAGATCACCACGGCCTGCGCCCCGAACACGACGGGCTGGAACAGGATGGCCAGCGAACAGAGCAACAGCAGCACACCCGTGACGATCGTCCACACGGAGCCGGGCACCTGCATCGAATTCATGTCACCGCCCAGACCGATCAGCGTAAAGCTGCGGAACAGCAGCCAGAATCCCAGAAAAACGGGAAGCGCCGCCGCCGACAGGGCTACATTGAAGATCAGCAGCAGACCGAGCACCGCTTCGATGATTCCGGCCGCCAGCAGCCAGCCCCGTCCCGTGACCAGATGATTGTTGGAGACCGAGAGCACGATCTCGAAAATCCCGGAAAAGAGAATCACGAAACCGAACAGGACGGACATGCCGAGATAACTCGCCGCCGGATAGGCGAAAATGACGATTCCCACGATAAAGAGCGCGATCCCGAGCAGCAGCATCAGCCACCAGTAGCGAACGGCCTCTTTCGATTTTTCCCATCGGGAGACAAAATAACTGTTCATAATTTCACAATTTTAAAAATCAATCTATTCCCTCTTACCGCAAAAACCGGGCTAAACCGTATGCCGGTCCGGAACGTGTGCGGAAAAACGGACGATCTGTCACCCGGAGGCAGACGTCCGGACAGAACCGGAACCGTCTTCCGCCGAAAGTGACGGCATGTCGCCTCCCCATCACACGGAGAGACCTTTCCCGGAAAAATCCGGCAGAACACAACAGATTGGCACTAAAGATGTTTCTATATCCGGCAGAAACGAACACAAAAAAACGAACCGCATGAAAACGAAAGACATCAAAGAACTGCTGGGAGCCGACCGGGAATATTACCTGGGACATACCTGCAAGACGATCGACAAATCGCTGATCCACGCTCCCTCGCCACAGACTGTCGACGAGCTGTGGGTCCCCACCGACCGCAGTATTCCCGCGCTCGTGTCCCTGCGCCGCATCCTCGACCACGGGCGGCTGGGCGGAACGGGATATGTCTCGATCCTGCCCGTCGATCAGGGCATCGAACACACGGCAGGCGCCTCGTTCGCGCCCAATCCTCTCTATTTCGACCCGGAAAACATCGTCCGGCTGGCCATCGAGGGCGGATGCAACGCCGTCGCCTCGACGTTCGGCGTACTGGGCGCGGTCGCCCGCCGCTACGCCCACAAAATCCCCTTCATCGTCAAGATCAACCACAACGAGCTGCTGAGCTATCCCAACCGCTACGACCAGATCCTCTTCGGCACGGTGGACGAAGCATGGAACATGGGTGCCGCCGCCATCGGGGCCACCATCTACTTCGGGTCGGCCGAGAGCCGCCGGCAGATCGTCGAGATTTCGGAAGCATTCGCCTACGCCCACGAGCGGGGCATGGCCACAATCCTCTGGTGCTACCTGCGTAACGCCGATTTCAAAAAGGACGGGGTGGACTACCACGCCGCTGCCGATCTGACGGGGCAGGCCGACCATCTGGGCGCCACGATCCAGGCCGACATCGTCAAGCAGAAACTGCCCGAAGGCAACGGGGGATTTACCGCCCTGCACTTCGGCAAGACGGACGACCGCATGTATACCGCGCTGGCATCGCCGCATCCGATCGACCTGTGCCGCTACCAGGTGGCCAACGGCTACATGGGGCGCGTGGGTCTCATCAACTCGGGCGGCGAATCGCACGGAGCATCCGACCTGAAGGATGCCGTCGTCACGGCCATTGTCAACAAACGGGCCGGCGGCATGGGCCTTATCAGCGGCCGCAAGGCTTTCCAGAAACCGATGAAAGAGGGAATCGAACTGCTCAACGCCATCCAGGACGTCTACCTCGACCCGGAAATCACTCTGGCCTGACCCGGAAGACCGGACAGGCAGGGCCAGTGTAAAAAATCGTAAAAATTTATCCCGTGCATATTACTTTCAGCAACCGACACGTTATCATATCGAACCCGTCCTTCGGGCCGGCCCAAATGCGAACCGACATGAAAATCGCCTTTTTCGGAACCAAGCCCTACGACCGCGAATCGTTCGACGCCGTCAACCAGGAATACGAATTCGACATCCACTACCACAAAAGCCACCTCAACGCGGACAGCGCCATCCTGGCCCGCGGCGACGAGGCGGCCTGCATCTTCGTGAACGACACGGCCGATGCCGGAGCGATCCGGGCGCTGGCCGACCAGGGTGTCCGGCTGCTGGCCCTGCGATGCGCCGGGTTCAACAACGTAGACCTGCAGGCAGCCGCAGAAAACGGCCTGACCGTGGTCCGTGTACCCGCTTACTCGCCCCATGCCGTAGCGGAGCACGCCGTGGCCCTGATGCTGTCGCTGAACCGCAAGATACACCGGGCCTACTGGCGCACGCGGGACGGCAACTTCTCGCTGCACGGGCTGCTCGGGTTCGACCTGTACGGCCGCACGGCGGGAATCGTCGGCACGGGCCGGATCGCCCGGGTGCTGATCCGCATTCTGCAGGGTTTCGGCATGAACGTCATCGCCTACGACCCCTATCCCGATGCGGAATACGCCCTCAACAACCACGTGCTGTACACCTCCCTCGACGATCTCTACCGCCGCTCGGACATCATCTCGCTCCATTGTCCGCTGACGGAATCGACCCGTTACATGATTAACGAGCGGTCGATCGCCCGGATGAAGGACGGCGTGATTCTCATCAATACCGGTCGGGGCCGGCTGATCCACACCCCGGCCCTGATCGAAGGGCTGAAGGAGAAGAAGATCGGGGCGGCCGGGCTCGACGTCTACGAGGAAGAGGCCGAATACTTCTACGAAGACCAGTCGGACAAGATCATCGACGACGACGTACTGGCGCGGCTTCTCTCGTTCAACAACGTGATCGTGACCTCCCACCAGGGTTTCTTCACGGCCGAAGCGCTGCACAACATCGCGCGGACGACCCTCCG is a window of Gallalistipes aquisgranensis DNA encoding:
- the pstA gene encoding phosphate ABC transporter permease PstA translates to MESSFRPDRYDLRKRRSQQAAFALFRAFSLFIALILLAILGFIIYKGAGVISWEFLTEAPSDGMTSGGIFPAIVGTLLLMLGSAVVAFPVGIMSGIYMSEYASGGWLVRFIRLMTNNLSGVPSIVFGLFGMALFVKYLGFGDSILAGSLTLGLLSLPLVIRTTEEALKDIPSSFREGSLALGASKLQTIWKVILPMGMPRIITGLILSLGRVSGETAPILFTCAAYFFPQLPASVFDQCMALPYHLYVISTSGTDIEAQQPIAYGTALVLVAIVLVVNLLAGGLRRYFENRLKTK
- a CDS encoding PstS family phosphate ABC transporter substrate-binding protein; this encodes MNRTIFTIFLAACGLCSAVQAQRIKGSDTVLPLTQELSERFLKEHPSSEIVVTGGGSGVGLAALPENTTDIAMASRRIKFGEKMKFAKIGLEVKEVVVAYDALAVVVNPSNPVDRLTREQLEAIFRGKITNWKEVGGPDRRIVVYSRETSSGTYEFFKESVLSNKNYMSSILSMPATGAIIQSVRQTRGAIGYIGLAYLNPYVKALAVSYDGGRNYALPSVENAFDGSYPVVRPLYYYYDAAKEEQVAPFVSYILSQEGQRLVREEGFVPVRGENDAPVRSKE
- the pstC gene encoding phosphate ABC transporter permease subunit PstC, whose protein sequence is MKKLFEKIVQGLLTCSGFVTSIVILLIIGFLFTEGAGLFRGHVIEEGYVLALNRENPVSRLTAAQIKGVFDEDIVNWKEVGGPDLAIETFRLEDVDRYFSGEELGPQYERAGEAIAGLVAERPGMVAFVPRVLVPEGADLHFIEDRTISPAEVFAGAEWFPTATPAPLFGMLPLLAGTLWVSLFAILFALPFGISVAIYMSEVASERVRSVLKPVIELLNGIPSVVYGFFGLIVIVPLLQQGFDLPVGESGLAGSIVLAIMALPTMITVAEDAMRSCPRSLREASLALGATRWQTIYRVVIPSSVSGITSGVVLGIGRAVGETMAVLMVTGNAAVIPTSLLEPLRTIPATIAAELGEAPAGGPHYQALFLLGVILFFITLAINLSVEYISSKNK
- a CDS encoding class I fructose-bisphosphate aldolase; protein product: MKTKDIKELLGADREYYLGHTCKTIDKSLIHAPSPQTVDELWVPTDRSIPALVSLRRILDHGRLGGTGYVSILPVDQGIEHTAGASFAPNPLYFDPENIVRLAIEGGCNAVASTFGVLGAVARRYAHKIPFIVKINHNELLSYPNRYDQILFGTVDEAWNMGAAAIGATIYFGSAESRRQIVEISEAFAYAHERGMATILWCYLRNADFKKDGVDYHAAADLTGQADHLGATIQADIVKQKLPEGNGGFTALHFGKTDDRMYTALASPHPIDLCRYQVANGYMGRVGLINSGGESHGASDLKDAVVTAIVNKRAGGMGLISGRKAFQKPMKEGIELLNAIQDVYLDPEITLA
- the phoU gene encoding phosphate signaling complex protein PhoU; the protein is MVKFIESELVQLRREVDRMWTLVYNQMDQARQAVMTLDRQLAQQIVVRERRVDAFELKIDSDVEDFIALYNPVAVDLRFVLAMLKINGDLERIGDYADGIARFVGDVDAEGIDPQLLQDLQVEAMFSVVLTMLEELQEALNGEDAEKAASVLAMDDRLDRINRASGAILTDYARRNPDAIPLCLEFGGVFRKLERTGDHLTNIAEEIVFYIDAKVLKHKGSQEKGEKKTPAGKK
- a CDS encoding HdeD family acid-resistance protein; its protein translation is MNSYFVSRWEKSKEAVRYWWLMLLLGIALFIVGIVIFAYPAASYLGMSVLFGFVILFSGIFEIVLSVSNNHLVTGRGWLLAAGIIEAVLGLLLIFNVALSAAALPVFLGFWLLFRSFTLIGLGGDMNSMQVPGSVWTIVTGVLLLLCSLAILFQPVVFGAQAVVIWVGLSFLMAGISAAVFAFQLKNVHKAFQQ
- a CDS encoding aldo/keto reductase; this encodes MKLTSIRDTYTLANGKKIPCVGFGTFLTPDGAETVDSVKEALRIGYRLIDTASVYGNERSVGQAVRESGIDRNEIFLTSKLWNRDQGYESTLEAFDRTMKALGTDYLDLYLIHWPIGKGHEQDWAEMNRESWRAMEKLYRDGYIGAIGVSNFMPHHIDSLMVTATIPPMVDQIEIHPGLNHTQAVEYCRTHGIIVEAWGPLSQGRLSQMPALNEIAGRHGKTVAQVCLRWHLQRGIVPLPKSVTPSRIEENTRIFDFELTDEEMDFIGHIQGPVGSGADPDKVAH
- the pstB gene encoding phosphate ABC transporter ATP-binding protein PstB, with the translated sequence MEKIEVREVDFYYGKFHALKNISMEVSQNSVVAFIGPSGCGKSTFLRLFNRMNDLIPGARLTGQVLIDGRDIYAPGVEVDLLRKEVGMVFQRPNPFPKSIFDNVAYGLRVNGIRDKGFIAHRVEEALKGAALWDEVKDKLKASAYALSGGQQQRLCIARAMAVSPSVLLMDEPASALDPISTAKVEELIRELKKEVTIIIVTHNMQQAARVSDRTAFFYMGEMVEYDDTKVIFTHPHKEATQNYITGRFG
- a CDS encoding HdeD family acid-resistance protein gives rise to the protein MKNVNYFMLRTIFALVIGLVLIIWPANALIYLVITIGILFMVPGMIAILGYLLRNRERYPDARFPLTGAGSLLFGILLLAMPGFFVSILMYLLGFILVLGGIQQIVSLSSARKWGPVPGGFYVVPVLILLCGVIVLFNPFGAAATALVLLGVASMVYGVSELVNWFRFGHRNDDVDEAKILP
- a CDS encoding GNAT family N-acetyltransferase, giving the protein MLPRFIPVETPEQIAALAEMARGVWHEYFPPLLPEGQIDYMVERFQSEPALARQISEEGYSYFFICEGKIPVGYTGVRPDGGKLFLSKLYLTKGARGKGYAGETFRFLEERCRQLGLHALWLTVNRHNGHAIAVYRRKGLRTVRTQVTDIGHGYVMDDYVMEKEIPSVQTEQ
- a CDS encoding 2-hydroxyacid dehydrogenase, giving the protein MKIAFFGTKPYDRESFDAVNQEYEFDIHYHKSHLNADSAILARGDEAACIFVNDTADAGAIRALADQGVRLLALRCAGFNNVDLQAAAENGLTVVRVPAYSPHAVAEHAVALMLSLNRKIHRAYWRTRDGNFSLHGLLGFDLYGRTAGIVGTGRIARVLIRILQGFGMNVIAYDPYPDAEYALNNHVLYTSLDDLYRRSDIISLHCPLTESTRYMINERSIARMKDGVILINTGRGRLIHTPALIEGLKEKKIGAAGLDVYEEEAEYFYEDQSDKIIDDDVLARLLSFNNVIVTSHQGFFTAEALHNIARTTLRNVADFAAGKPLENEVKRNEKP